One window of Triticum dicoccoides isolate Atlit2015 ecotype Zavitan chromosome 5A, WEW_v2.0, whole genome shotgun sequence genomic DNA carries:
- the LOC119298525 gene encoding ubiquitin-like-specific protease 1A has product MKNMELNGKELISRFKKSNRLDRKDMIMFQVLENINKTKPKTGNHYRIFNVNIRDRRFETLDSWRTLKDKALDVCARKMVASFRSLWEEHYASSRISLDDFGLTNIDFPKQNNEFDCGVFALMLANGWEARAVPNFTAEDIPSIRKQLTNTWVDNTNNKAPWKTILKLA; this is encoded by the exons ATGAAAAACATGGAATTGAATGGCAAGGAGCTCATTTCCCGGTTCAAGAAGTCGAATCGCTTGGACCGTAAAGACATG ATTATGTTCCAAGTGTTAGAGAATATCAACAAGACAAAACCTAAAACAGGCAATCATTACCGGATTTTTAACGTGAACATAAGGGATCGACGTTTTGAAACTCTTGATTCTTGGAGGACGCTCAAAGACAAGGCTTTAGATGTTTGCGCAAGGAAAATGGTTGCAAGTTTTCGGTCTCTATGGGAAGAGCATTACGCCAGTTCCCGCATCTCGCTGGATGACTTTGGGCTTACCAACATCGACTTTCCAAAACAAAATAATGA GTTCGACTGTGGTGTTTTTGCTCTGATGCTAGCAAACGGTTGGGAGGCAAGGGCTGTTCCAAATTTCACAGCTGAGGATATTCCAAGCATCAGGAAACAATTGACTAACACGTGGGTTGACAACACCAACAACAAGGCTCCATGGAAAACCATACTCAAGTTAGCATAG